In Cucurbita pepo subsp. pepo cultivar mu-cu-16 chromosome LG10, ASM280686v2, whole genome shotgun sequence, the DNA window ACAATTTGCAATTTTAGAAGCAAGCAGCTTTCAATTCCAAGGGTTGTCAAAAAAGAGATATCCAACTAAAAGATTGGTGTTTATAAAGGGCAATGTATTAAGAACTTACCAACTTAGTTTGTGAACTTTCATCAGTCTAACAACCTCTTCATATTCCAGCTACAACACTtaagaaacaaacacaacaaaacTGCCTTAAAGGTGGTTCGGTATAACTCGATGAACGGGGCGCAAACGGgaaaatgatgatgaattcACCGTTATATCTAAGCTTCAAAGTCCAAGAAAATATGCAATTTTTGCAGAAGCAACTCGCGAGTACCGAAAGGGAGCTTTTCATAAGTGATCCAATCTTTCTCAAGAACACCCGACTTGGCACTGTTCAGCATCTCGTCATGGAATGCAGAAACAATGAGATAGATCGACGCCCTCAATACGTCTGCAATTGCATATGCGTTCGAGTGCAGCGGACCGCTTTTCTTTTTACCAACTGAAGAATCTACTCTTCTAATACTTGATGTTGCCCATTTGATACCAGCCGGGCCAAATAGATCGTGTGAAGATTGTATATAAGTCTTCTTCCCCATCAGCACTTCAACAGCAAGCAGGCAAGACAACAGTGTTGACATAACAGTAGCATTACTACCAGAGAGCTGGGCAACCCCGAATTGATCTTCCACATGTGAGCGAGCGGTCAACATAGAAACCGCTCGGGCACACCATGCATACACCTGCGAAGTTTAGCAAGCATCATCGGTTATATCCAATAGCCACACAGATGTTCACAGTAACGAATGGGTAAAGAACACAAATTCAAGCAAAATAAAGACGGGATAGATAGGACAGGATCACAGCGGCTCTTAGATACAGATGCCATGAGGAGGCCCCATATGATAAGAACAGAAATATAATGGTCATGCTGTCTTCTACATCGGGCAAGCATAAGAATTTGAAAGTGAATGCATGTAAATGAGTTTGTCAATCTTAAAATGCTTACATTTGCTTACCAAGCCGTCCTGAGAAGGAAGGTGCCACGACATTGAAAAGTTCTaactaaaataagatattgtcccaaaacgcatatgctagaaagaggtttccacactcttactagaaatactttgttcccctctccaatcgatgtgggatctcacaatccatcccccttggagccagcatcctcactagcacaccacccggtgattgactctaataccatttgtaacaaccaaagCCTACCGCTacccgctagcagatattgttctctttgggctttcccttctaggcttcccctcaagattttaaaacgcatatgctagggagaggtttccacgcccttataaggaatgctttgttcccctctccaaccgatgtgggatcccttgagggcccaacatcctcgctggcacaccacccgatgaCTGACtttggtaccatttgtaactacccaagttcaccgctagcagatattgtccttttttagttttcccttctgggcttcccctcaagattttaaaacgcatgtactagagagaggtttccacacccttataaggaatccttcgttcccctctccaaccaatgtgagatctcacactaacGTTTAAACCGTTTCACTTGGTATTCAAAAAAACGTTGGCTTAGATATCATGCATAAGGTTCCAATATTGTTCTTGTGCAGTCATGAACAAAACTACATAAAATGTGTACCATAATACTTAGATATCATGCATGATAAGAACAGAGTTGACACTGATTCCAATCCAGAGAAACCTATAACACTGCAGAACTCCCATGGAGATTCAAAACAGCCCCTGCCCCTCctccaacaaaaataaataaaagtgaaatACGCAATGAAGAGAATAGTTATAGTGCAATCAAAATATATCCCCAACCTGAAAGTTCTTAAGAGTTTCCAATTGTTTCAAGTCGAAGTGAGAGTCCTTTGGCGGTAATAACTGTTTGGATAGTTGGGAGGTTACGTCCACAGCACCTTCCAAACCTTCACCCAAGTTCAGGGCAAACTGCTCCAGAGGCCTCAATGATATGGATACAACTCGCTTGTACGTCTCGCCTGATTCTTCAAAAAATGCAGCTCTTCGCCATATATCGACATTAGTCTCACAAACCATACAAAGATCAAGAAATGCAAGATATTGCAAAAGAGACCCTGGGTTGCTGTCGTCCAACGCTGCAAAGAGGTACTCGCTCGGATTTGATTCCACAGCTGCAGATCCCTTTGGAGGTGCAAAAGCAAACCTCTTGGTGTGTAGAacctaaaattataaaatacacACAGTGAAGCACAAAACTGGAGTTAAGTCTAGCTCTTTGTCATAACTTTTTATACAAATCTAGTCCATCTGAAGCATAAAACCGCTCGTTTTCTTTCCTATAAGATGGACGGGATAGACTCCCGTAACTTTGgaaaaagtttcaattatgCTCCTAAACTTCGAAACTTTTGAACCCTTGAACAACCCTTTGATAAGGATTGTTGCGACACCGACATAATTTAGAGGAAAAACATGACCAGAGAACCCACTTAGTTAAGAGTGTGCATGATTAAGATACATGATTTAAGTAACATATCATAAAACTTGTCGTTCTCCAAGAAATTGTAGAACATAAAAATTGTGAACGAAATAAGGCATGAGATTATAATGCCATTAACATATTATATGAACAATGAACTAACCCGATGTAAGTGGTGAGTCAATTCCCAAGAGAGAAATACTGCAAAGCTTCCAATGAGTAGAATGGCCTGGTTAGCAATGAATTTCCCGACTGTAGCATTGCTCTTAAGTTGATCCGGCAGAAGCGCCATTAATACTGCTGAAAATAGGAAAGCTGCAGCAGAAAGTTTGGAAGCCAACATGGTAGCTGACGGAAAACCCATCTTAAAGCTGAAAAATGGGGGACGCTGTTGATAAAAATAGTTGCAATCAGTAAAAGAGGCTTGAAAATTTGACCATGAAACATGCAAGAACACAAATATCAAAGATAAGTCAGGGtagcctaagcccactgctagtagatattgtctgttttggcccgttacatattgccgtcgtcctcacggttttaaaacacgtctactagggaaaggctTCAACACACTTacagaatgttttgttctcctctacaaccgatgtgggatctcacaatccacccctcttggggaccagcgtcctcactggcacaccgcctgatgtctagctttgatatcatttgtaacggcatAAGTCCACaactactagatattgtctactttagcttgttacgtatcatcgtcaatctcacggttttaaaatgcatttactatagaaaggtttccacaccctttacaaggaatgtttcgttcccccctccaaccgacgtggatcTCACAAACACTTGCTAGCTAATGATTGTATAGAGAAATCTTCACAATGAACAGATATGCATAATTGTGACCATAAACAATTAACAACAGACAACTCTGAGAAAGAAACGCATTTACAGAAAAACCTATACAAATTAATCATAAGTGATACCCAAAGAAGCAGTAAGGTGTGCAGCACTAAAAATCTCCAAGTTCTTTTCTTATGCATCCTAAGATATACGTATACTTATTCAATATAGTTCCCAAACAGAAGATGAAACGATTCTGATTGAAATTACAAACCAAGGACCAAAAGTAACCTGTATGATTGGAAACGTTAGAACCCATCTCTTCTTGTAGACATAGAAAAGGCCATAAATCAGACCCATCAAAAGACCCGTATGCCACGCACTGCTAAGATCATCTGATTTCCCCCAACATGTAGAAACCGCCGCCAAGGAACCCGAAACGGCAGTTGCCACTACAAACAGCACCAGATAGAACGAAACCATAGCCCGACGGCGAAAATCCTTGGAAGCCGACGCCGATGAGGCATTGTCGCCGCCTGAAACCACAAGAAACCGAACGAGCACAAAAGCGAGCTCGAGCGGCGCGGAAGGTCGTTCGAACTGGGGCGAAGCAAGAAGAGAGAGTGAAGCAGAGAAGAGGAGTTGAGAGAGATGAAATGTAAGAAAAGTAAGGAACCCAGTGAGCAATGAAGCAAAAGGGGCTGATGGGTTCCCAGACCCACTTGAGGAATCGCTAACAGAAACAGAAGAAATGGGTGAAATGAAGAttttgaagaggaaaaagacGATGGTTGAAGGAATGGACTGCCAAATAAGGAAACCCAGAAAGCGATTCTTGACAACCATTTCTGGGGGTccgaagaacagagaagacGAAGGCATTTCACTGAgtttttctttgcaaattcaaaaTCGAAGCCCACCGCGATCTTTGTAAGAATCGCAGAAAGCTGTTTCGTGAGGAATTTAGGCGCGGTTTAACTGGGATGCTTCCAAGGCGGCGCCAATTTGCATCTCCAAATTCAATTGTTTGTAGCGCACAAGGCACAAACAACAAGTACAAGCTCCTTTTAGGGGGGAAAACGCTGAATATGATGAGCTTACAGCAcctcatttttgtttataatttgcTTTGCCCAAAATTATTCTTACACGTTAAGTCATCGCTTAAACAGTCTAAAGTCCATGTCGTCTTTGaaacaaatagaaataaaaatcatcttgtttatcattttcaaatgaaattcgattataaatatttgttattgGTTTATGTGaaagattttgtttataaGCATAATTTTAAACACgaaaaaatcaattatcaAATATACGATACATTAAAAATTGCTATAGAAgattaattcttcttttacaCACGATTTGCCTTTCACAACCTAAACGTCTTGATCCCTAATGCAAACTATCAACATTCTTCATATAACTTTTACACAAGATTTTAACCATGAACATCGAAAATTCTACTAAGCAAACGATCCTGTTCTTGAAGTCTGGGATCGTGCATCTTCAAATTGGTCGTCATCGACTTTCTCGGAGCTCAAACTTGGTGGAACGAAAGATCTAAACACTTGCTCCATATTCGGAACTTCCTTCAACTCATTACAAGCGACTTCGAGAGCGGTATCGGCAAAAGCTCGGTAGAATTTAGTGTGACAAATGAAGGCAAATATCAAGGAAATTATGGGGAGCGGAATTAAGATCGGAGCgtagaagaatttcttcaCCCCGAAGAAACCGAACATGGTAAGTTGGTACAATAAGAGTGATGCTATGATACGGTTGAATATATGAGGCCATATTCTTCCATATGTCTCATAAGCAGGAACATAAACTTTGAGTGCCTGTAAAACAAGGTCATACGTTAGCACAATAACAGAGCAATGTCCAAAAGACAGAACACATCGACACAGTCGTTATAGTTTGCCACTCGGTTTTACGATTGTTTTACGTTACCTGATTACGAAGAATAAGCCATCCAAGACCGAAGTATATAACGCTAAACGGGATGATCAAAGGTGTCATGATGGAGTAGCATAGGCCTATGGTAAAAATGAGCAAGTCACCCGGAATTCTAGTTCCATAACCAAAGTCACCAGGAGTCCAAGCATCCTTCACATCAGCTTCACATTTGCAAAggaatttcttct includes these proteins:
- the LOC111803454 gene encoding uncharacterized protein LOC111803454, translating into MPSSSLFFGPPEMVVKNRFLGFLIWQSIPSTIVFFLFKIFISPISSVSVSDSSSGSGNPSAPFASLLTGFLTFLTFHLSQLLFSASLSLLASPQFERPSAPLELAFVLVRFLVVSGGDNASSASASKDFRRRAMVSFYLVLFVVATAVSGSLAAVSTCWGKSDDLSSAWHTGLLMGLIYGLFYVYKKRWVLTFPIIQRPPFFSFKMGFPSATMLASKLSAAAFLFSAVLMALLPDQLKSNATVGKFIANQAILLIGSFAVFLSWELTHHLHRVLHTKRFAFAPPKGSAAVESNPSEYLFAALDDSNPGSLLQYLAFLDLCMVCETNVDIWRRAAFFEESGETYKRVVSISLRPLEQFALNLGEGLEGAVDVTSQLSKQLLPPKDSHFDLKQLETLKNFQVYAWCARAVSMLTARSHVEDQFGVAQLSGSNATVMSTLLSCLLAVEVLMGKKTYIQSSHDLFGPAGIKWATSSIRRVDSSVGKKKSGPLHSNAYAIADVLRASIYLIVSAFHDEMLNSAKSGVLEKDWITYEKLPFGTRELLLQKLHIFLDFEA